One segment of Thermodesulfovibrio sp. 3907-1M DNA contains the following:
- a CDS encoding type III PLP-dependent enzyme → MKKQNLLMDRVLNWIASHDDEPPYLLIDRETLKEKISLIGKGIKNSKIFYAVKANPDVEVLRYLNSFNVGFEIASEGELAILKQLNVEPERIITSNPVKTFKFLKEAVQYGIDYYAFDSQAEVEKMAKYAPEKKVYVRLSVPNEGSEWPLSKKFGVEMEEAVQLLIYAKQKGLDPVGITFHVGSQCSNIYNWHTAIDKARQVKELARKAGIEIKMLNIGGGYPIEYTKRVPPIETIEAKINSLLEEYFPDTEIFIEPGRAVVGDSGVFVSRIIGKAQRGDENWLYIDVGVFNGLMESIGGIKYQYIVGSRGEQKQWTIAGPSCDSFDVIDREVLLPEPDVGSLILILSAGAYTISYASEFNGFSIPKTFLI, encoded by the coding sequence ATGAAAAAACAGAATCTTCTTATGGACAGAGTTTTAAACTGGATAGCTTCTCATGATGATGAACCTCCATATCTTCTTATTGATAGAGAGACTCTAAAAGAAAAAATCTCCCTTATCGGGAAAGGAATCAAAAATTCAAAGATTTTCTACGCAGTCAAAGCCAATCCAGATGTGGAAGTTCTCAGATATTTAAATAGTTTTAATGTGGGCTTTGAGATAGCATCAGAGGGAGAGCTGGCAATCCTTAAACAGCTTAATGTTGAGCCTGAGCGAATAATAACAAGCAATCCAGTAAAGACATTTAAATTTCTTAAAGAGGCAGTGCAGTACGGAATTGACTACTATGCCTTTGACTCTCAGGCAGAAGTTGAAAAAATGGCGAAATATGCACCTGAAAAAAAAGTCTATGTAAGACTGTCTGTTCCGAATGAAGGAAGTGAATGGCCTCTCAGTAAAAAATTTGGTGTTGAGATGGAAGAAGCTGTACAGTTACTTATTTATGCAAAACAGAAAGGACTTGACCCTGTAGGTATTACCTTTCATGTGGGTTCACAGTGCAGCAATATATATAACTGGCACACTGCCATAGATAAAGCAAGACAGGTAAAAGAGCTTGCCAGAAAGGCAGGGATTGAAATAAAAATGCTTAATATTGGAGGTGGATATCCTATTGAATACACTAAAAGAGTGCCTCCTATAGAAACAATAGAGGCAAAAATTAACTCGCTTCTTGAAGAATATTTTCCTGATACCGAGATTTTTATAGAGCCTGGTAGAGCAGTGGTGGGAGATTCTGGAGTTTTTGTCTCAAGAATTATTGGCAAAGCTCAAAGAGGAGATGAAAACTGGCTTTACATAGATGTGGGTGTTTTCAATGGGTTAATGGAAAGCATAGGAGGAATTAAATATCAGTATATTGTTGGAAGCAGAGGAGAGCAAAAGCAGTGGACAATTGCAGGACCAAGCTGTGATAGCTTTGATGTCATAGACAGGGAAGTTCTGCTACCTGAACCAGATGTGGGAAGTCTTATACTTATTCTTTCTGCTGGAGCATATACCATATCCTATGCTTCAGAGTTCAATGGATTTTCTATACCAAAAACATTTTTAATTTAG
- the speE gene encoding polyamine aminopropyltransferase: protein MIKFFEKDPYAPIQYVYDVEKVLYKGKSKFQEIMVFENPYFGRILVLDGVVQLTERDEFIYHEMLTHVLLHAHPEAKTVAVIGGGDGGAVREVLKHDCVKKLYFIEIDEEVINVSKKFFPTVSCSIDDPRVEIRCMDGAEFIKEMNNALDIIIVDSTDIIGFAKSLFTVEFFKSVRDALTQDGMFVTLSESLIFHKELVYEVQNSMKLIFPIVDLYTASIATYAGNWWSFSVGSKSLDPREIRKQVKVSTKLYTEDLHRVCFLPRDIYAKLLNKELDW, encoded by the coding sequence ATGATTAAATTTTTTGAGAAGGACCCTTATGCCCCAATACAGTATGTGTATGATGTAGAAAAGGTTCTTTATAAGGGCAAAAGTAAGTTTCAGGAGATAATGGTTTTTGAAAATCCCTATTTTGGAAGAATTCTTGTTCTTGATGGTGTTGTTCAGCTCACTGAAAGAGATGAGTTCATATATCATGAAATGTTAACCCATGTCCTCTTGCACGCTCATCCAGAAGCAAAAACAGTTGCAGTTATAGGAGGCGGAGATGGTGGTGCAGTAAGAGAGGTTCTCAAGCATGACTGCGTAAAAAAGCTTTATTTTATAGAGATTGATGAAGAAGTGATAAATGTTTCAAAAAAATTTTTCCCCACTGTATCATGCTCCATAGATGATCCAAGAGTAGAGATAAGATGTATGGATGGAGCAGAGTTTATAAAGGAGATGAATAATGCTCTTGACATTATAATTGTTGATTCCACTGATATAATCGGTTTTGCTAAAAGTCTTTTTACCGTTGAGTTTTTTAAATCAGTAAGAGATGCCCTTACTCAGGATGGAATGTTTGTAACCCTTTCAGAATCCCTCATCTTTCATAAAGAGCTCGTTTATGAAGTTCAAAACTCAATGAAGCTTATTTTCCCCATTGTTGACCTTTATACGGCTTCTATTGCAACCTATGCTGGAAACTGGTGGAGCTTTTCCGTTGGCTCAAAATCGCTGGATCCCAGGGAGATAAGAAAGCAGGTGAAAGTATCAACAAAACTTTATACAGAAGATTTACACAGAGTTTGTTTTCTGCCTCGTGATATTTATGCAAAACTTCTTAATAAAGAACTTGATTGGTAA
- the hrcA gene encoding heat-inducible transcriptional repressor HrcA, translating into MRDIMLDERTKKILCAVVESYIEKPEPVGSRYIMKKYRFDVCSATIRNIMSDLEDAGFLFQPHTSAGRVPTDRAYRFYVDYIFKEALVIHSAEIKKFIENLTKKLRKLRNNMNSLFLEATQSLSQATQYLGLAVLPATEKTALHRVDFIKFKDDLVIAVVVNDKGIVKNKIIKAYPEITQNELNSLADFVNRNYHGKTIDEIREDLLVRIKKEKLFWDKLITKILKMCQEALYFSVEDVYVSGLYHIMHLPDFSDIEKLREVAKTIQNKHLLLKLFENISEDEDVKVIIGEENPVEEFRSFSIIASPYKEKDKSLGVIALVGPKRMDYQRAIVLVNAFARVLTRTLSD; encoded by the coding sequence ATGAGAGATATAATGCTTGATGAGAGAACTAAGAAAATACTCTGCGCAGTTGTAGAGAGTTATATTGAGAAACCAGAACCTGTTGGCTCCCGTTATATTATGAAAAAATACAGATTTGATGTTTGCTCTGCAACCATAAGAAATATAATGTCAGATTTAGAGGATGCTGGTTTTCTCTTCCAGCCTCATACTTCAGCAGGACGAGTGCCAACTGACAGAGCATATAGATTTTATGTTGACTACATATTTAAGGAAGCCTTAGTTATCCATTCAGCGGAAATTAAAAAATTCATAGAAAACTTAACGAAAAAATTGAGAAAACTAAGAAACAATATGAATTCACTGTTTCTTGAGGCAACTCAGAGTTTGTCTCAGGCTACTCAATATCTGGGGCTGGCTGTTTTACCGGCCACTGAAAAAACTGCACTTCATAGAGTGGATTTTATAAAGTTTAAAGATGACCTTGTAATTGCGGTTGTTGTAAACGATAAAGGCATTGTTAAAAACAAAATTATAAAAGCCTATCCTGAAATAACTCAGAACGAACTTAACAGCCTTGCGGATTTTGTCAATAGAAACTATCATGGAAAAACTATTGATGAAATAAGAGAAGACCTTCTCGTAAGAATAAAAAAGGAAAAACTTTTCTGGGATAAACTGATTACAAAGATTTTAAAGATGTGTCAGGAAGCATTGTATTTTTCCGTAGAAGATGTCTATGTATCAGGATTGTATCACATTATGCATTTACCTGATTTTTCCGATATAGAAAAGCTCAGAGAAGTTGCTAAAACAATACAGAACAAGCATCTTTTGCTCAAACTCTTTGAAAACATCTCTGAAGATGAGGATGTAAAGGTTATAATAGGAGAGGAAAATCCTGTGGAAGAATTCCGAAGCTTTAGCATAATTGCTTCACCATATAAAGAAAAAGATAAGTCACTCGGTGTTATTGCTCTTGTTGGCCCGAAGAGAATGGACTATCAAAGAGCAATCGTTTTAGTTAATGCCTTTGCAAGGGTGTTGACAAGAACACTTTCAGATTAG
- the grpE gene encoding nucleotide exchange factor GrpE — MEEIKKEEITENRETEEISYEGSALEDKPRDIIENLQNELNQQKEKYLRLYAEFENYKRMIQKEREELINYANERLIKDLLPVIDNFELAIKHAGNELNSQWLESMKQGVENALKEFLRILEKYGVKQMETVGQAFNPELHHAVSTVETADMDDNIIVEELRKGYMYKNKLLREPLVAVSRKSKPSEEGMHPSGAQDTNKKED, encoded by the coding sequence ATGGAGGAGATAAAAAAGGAAGAGATAACTGAGAATAGAGAAACCGAAGAAATTTCCTATGAAGGCTCAGCCCTTGAAGACAAACCAAGGGATATTATTGAAAATCTTCAAAATGAGTTAAATCAGCAAAAAGAGAAGTATTTGAGATTGTATGCCGAGTTTGAGAACTATAAAAGGATGATTCAAAAAGAAAGAGAGGAACTGATAAATTATGCAAACGAAAGACTGATTAAGGATTTACTGCCAGTCATAGACAATTTTGAACTGGCTATCAAACACGCAGGGAATGAACTGAATTCCCAATGGCTTGAAAGTATGAAACAGGGAGTGGAAAACGCACTTAAAGAGTTTTTACGCATTTTAGAGAAGTATGGAGTAAAGCAGATGGAGACAGTTGGGCAGGCTTTTAATCCTGAACTGCATCATGCAGTCTCTACAGTTGAAACAGCAGACATGGATGATAACATTATCGTAGAAGAATTGCGGAAAGGATACATGTATAAAAATAAACTTTTGAGAGAACCTCTGGTGGCTGTTTCTCGTAAATCTAAACCCTCAGAGGAGGGTATGCACCCCTCGGGTGCTCAAGACACAAATAAAAAGGAGGATTAA
- the dnaK gene encoding molecular chaperone DnaK, translating into MGKAIGIDLGTTNSVVAVVIGGEPVVIPNQEGQRTTPSVVAFTDKGERLVGQVAKRQAITNPENTIFSIKRLMGRKYNSPEVQEAKKRLPYKIVEAPNGDAHVEIMGKRYSPPEISAMILQKLKQAAEDYLGEPVTEAVITVPAYFDDSQRQATKDAGRIAGLNVLRIINEPTAAALAYGLDKKKEEKIAVYDLGGGTFDISILEIGEGVIEVKATNGDTYLGGDDFDIRIMDWLIEEFKKQEGIDLRKDRMALQRLKEAAERAKIELSSAMETEINLPFITADASGPKHLLMKLTRAKLEQLVDDLIQKSLEPCRKALADAGLSQSQIDEVILVGGQTRTPKVQKVVQDFFGKEPHKGVNPDEVVAIGAAIQAAILKGEVKEVLLLDVTPLSLGIETLGGVFTKIIERNTTIPTRKSQIFTTAADNQTAVTIKVYQGEREMAADNKLLGVFELVGIPPAPRGIPQIEVTFDIDANGILHVSAKDLATGKEQSIRITASSGLTEEEIKRMIREAEAHAEEDRRKKQLAEARNDADNMIYTVEKTLREMGDRVPEDEKRRIQDAIEKCRRIKDTSNDINEIKAATEELARASHRIAEELYKRAGASQSASSETKKEEDVIEAEVEDKDNK; encoded by the coding sequence ATGGGAAAAGCAATAGGAATAGACCTGGGCACAACAAACTCTGTTGTTGCAGTAGTTATCGGTGGTGAGCCAGTTGTAATACCAAATCAGGAAGGACAGAGAACAACTCCTTCTGTGGTTGCTTTTACTGATAAAGGTGAAAGGCTGGTTGGACAGGTGGCAAAGAGACAGGCAATAACAAATCCTGAAAATACAATATTTTCCATAAAAAGATTGATGGGAAGAAAGTATAACTCTCCTGAAGTGCAGGAGGCTAAAAAAAGACTTCCCTATAAAATTGTTGAAGCTCCCAATGGAGATGCTCATGTGGAGATAATGGGTAAAAGATACTCTCCACCTGAAATCTCTGCAATGATTCTTCAGAAACTTAAACAGGCTGCTGAGGACTATCTTGGAGAGCCTGTTACAGAAGCAGTAATTACAGTGCCTGCCTATTTTGATGATAGTCAGCGTCAGGCAACAAAAGACGCAGGCCGTATTGCAGGATTAAATGTCCTGAGAATCATCAATGAACCAACAGCTGCAGCACTTGCATACGGGCTTGACAAGAAAAAAGAAGAAAAAATCGCTGTTTATGACCTTGGTGGTGGAACTTTTGACATCTCCATACTTGAGATAGGAGAAGGTGTAATTGAAGTAAAGGCTACGAATGGAGATACTTATCTTGGTGGTGATGACTTTGATATAAGAATTATGGACTGGCTCATAGAAGAATTCAAAAAACAGGAAGGCATTGATTTACGCAAAGACAGAATGGCTCTTCAGAGGCTTAAAGAAGCTGCTGAAAGAGCAAAAATAGAGCTAAGCTCAGCAATGGAAACGGAAATAAATCTTCCCTTTATAACAGCTGATGCATCAGGTCCGAAACATCTTCTTATGAAGCTAACCAGAGCTAAACTTGAACAGCTCGTTGATGATTTAATCCAGAAAAGTCTTGAACCATGCAGGAAAGCTCTTGCTGATGCTGGACTTTCTCAGAGTCAGATAGATGAAGTAATACTTGTTGGTGGACAGACAAGAACTCCAAAGGTTCAGAAAGTTGTTCAGGATTTCTTTGGGAAAGAGCCTCACAAAGGCGTTAATCCTGATGAGGTTGTTGCCATAGGAGCAGCAATTCAGGCAGCAATTCTTAAGGGAGAAGTAAAAGAAGTTCTCCTTCTTGACGTTACACCTCTTTCCCTCGGAATTGAAACACTTGGCGGAGTATTTACGAAAATTATTGAGCGCAATACAACAATACCAACCAGAAAGTCTCAGATATTCACAACAGCCGCTGATAACCAGACAGCTGTTACAATCAAGGTATATCAGGGCGAAAGAGAAATGGCTGCTGATAACAAGCTTCTTGGAGTATTTGAGCTGGTTGGAATCCCTCCTGCACCAAGAGGAATTCCTCAGATAGAGGTTACCTTTGACATTGATGCGAATGGAATTCTACATGTTTCTGCAAAGGATCTTGCCACAGGTAAGGAACAGTCAATCAGAATTACAGCTTCAAGCGGTCTTACAGAGGAAGAGATTAAAAGAATGATCAGAGAAGCTGAAGCTCACGCAGAAGAAGACAGGCGTAAAAAACAGCTTGCTGAAGCAAGAAATGATGCTGACAACATGATTTATACAGTGGAAAAAACTTTAAGAGAGATGGGTGACAGAGTTCCAGAGGATGAAAAGAGAAGAATTCAGGATGCCATTGAAAAGTGCCGTAGAATTAAAGACACAAGTAATGACATAAATGAGATAAAGGCTGCTACAGAAGAGCTTGCCAGAGCTTCACACAGAATAGCAGAAGAGCTCTACAAGCGTGCAGGTGCATCACAGAGTGCTTCTTCAGAGACTAAAAAAGAGGAAGATGTGATAGAAGCTGAAGTAGAGGACAAAGACAATAAATGA
- the dnaJ gene encoding molecular chaperone DnaJ, with translation MKDYYSILGVSRNASQEEIKKAFRRLARQYHPDLNPGNKEAEERFKEINEAYACLSDPVKRANYDRYGTAEGAATGFGYETYTTFTDIFEDIFEGFFGSFGFRKNRPKKGADLRYDITITLEEAAKGVEKEIKFFRWEICETCNGSGIKPGSEPIICSSCGGTGYIRYNQGFFSVSKTCSKCGGTGRIIKEPCLDCSGNGKVRIERELKIHIPPGVDTGTKLKVTGEGEIGEFGGPRGDLYIYVNVKEHEFFKREGINIYCSIPISFVRAVFGGEVEVPTIDGKAKIEIPPGTPSGRVFKLKGKGLPRVGSTHRGDQIVTVYIDVPKKLNERQRELLEEFARVSGEEIKKTSKGLKDKIKDIFSM, from the coding sequence ATGAAGGACTATTACAGCATTCTCGGAGTAAGCCGGAACGCCTCTCAGGAAGAAATAAAAAAGGCGTTCCGGCGCCTTGCAAGACAGTATCATCCTGATTTAAATCCTGGTAACAAAGAGGCTGAAGAGAGATTTAAAGAGATAAATGAAGCTTATGCATGTCTTAGTGACCCAGTAAAAAGAGCAAACTATGACAGATATGGAACTGCAGAAGGAGCAGCTACAGGATTTGGATACGAAACTTATACAACCTTTACAGACATATTTGAAGACATATTTGAAGGATTTTTCGGCAGCTTTGGATTCAGGAAAAACAGACCTAAAAAAGGAGCTGATTTAAGATATGATATTACAATTACCCTTGAAGAGGCAGCTAAAGGCGTTGAAAAAGAAATTAAATTCTTCCGCTGGGAAATATGTGAAACCTGTAATGGTTCTGGAATAAAACCAGGCAGTGAGCCAATTATATGCTCATCCTGCGGTGGAACCGGATATATCAGATACAATCAGGGATTTTTCTCAGTATCAAAGACATGTTCAAAGTGTGGTGGAACTGGAAGAATTATTAAAGAGCCATGTCTTGATTGCTCTGGAAATGGTAAGGTAAGGATAGAGAGAGAGTTAAAAATTCATATTCCTCCTGGCGTTGATACAGGCACTAAATTGAAGGTTACTGGAGAAGGAGAAATTGGAGAGTTTGGTGGTCCCCGTGGCGATCTTTATATTTATGTCAATGTTAAAGAGCACGAGTTTTTCAAAAGAGAGGGGATAAATATTTACTGTTCTATTCCCATTTCATTTGTCAGAGCAGTTTTTGGCGGAGAAGTGGAAGTTCCAACAATTGATGGCAAAGCAAAGATAGAAATACCTCCTGGGACACCATCTGGTAGAGTTTTTAAGCTCAAGGGTAAAGGACTTCCAAGAGTTGGGAGCACCCACAGAGGAGATCAGATTGTAACAGTTTACATTGATGTTCCAAAGAAGCTTAATGAAAGACAGAGAGAACTTCTTGAAGAGTTTGCAAGAGTCTCTGGCGAAGAAATCAAAAAAACTTCAAAGGGACTAAAAGATAAAATAAAAGACATCTTTTCAATGTAG
- a CDS encoding zinc ABC transporter substrate-binding protein gives MKRNIIFLFLICFMIVFSSCSQKPEKISKSIVVYTSLYPLAEFTKWIIPEAQVESVMPQGVDPHNFEPSLKDIQKLYRANMIVYLGNTDIDRWIDKIKDELTQKGVKVVRLQDSIQFKKYSSGNEIDPHIWLDPILTAEIIKVIKNAATEITPEKKDLYEKNFSIYETKLKELDNSYRQGLSNCSLKDVIITHEFLNYLSSRYGFTSYFIVHEPEQEPSLKRIKKLKDLMKQSSIEYIVSEPEGERIAKALSEETAAKILTFNTLHRADTQHRLDYFQIMNENLKTLKTALKCH, from the coding sequence ATGAAAAGAAACATAATTTTCCTTTTTCTAATCTGCTTTATGATAGTTTTTTCATCGTGCAGTCAAAAGCCTGAGAAAATATCAAAGTCTATTGTAGTTTATACGAGTCTTTATCCCCTTGCAGAGTTTACAAAATGGATAATTCCAGAAGCTCAGGTTGAGAGTGTAATGCCTCAGGGAGTTGATCCCCATAATTTTGAGCCTTCTTTAAAGGACATTCAAAAACTTTACAGGGCAAACATGATAGTGTATCTTGGAAATACAGATATTGACCGATGGATTGACAAAATAAAAGATGAACTTACTCAAAAGGGCGTAAAGGTAGTCAGACTCCAGGATAGCATTCAATTTAAAAAATACTCTTCAGGCAATGAAATAGACCCTCACATATGGTTAGATCCTATTTTAACAGCAGAAATTATAAAAGTCATAAAAAATGCAGCCACAGAGATTACACCAGAAAAAAAAGATTTATACGAGAAAAATTTCTCCATTTATGAAACAAAATTAAAAGAGCTTGATAATTCCTACAGGCAAGGACTGTCAAATTGTTCTTTGAAAGATGTGATAATTACCCATGAATTTTTAAACTACCTCAGTTCAAGATATGGTTTTACTTCTTACTTTATCGTTCATGAACCAGAACAGGAGCCTTCTTTGAAGAGAATTAAAAAACTCAAGGATCTCATGAAGCAGAGCTCCATTGAGTATATTGTTTCAGAGCCTGAAGGAGAAAGAATCGCAAAAGCTCTATCAGAAGAAACAGCAGCAAAAATATTAACATTTAACACTCTTCACAGAGCAGATACTCAACATAGACTTGACTACTTTCAAATAATGAATGAGAACCTTAAAACTTTAAAAACCGCTTTAAAATGCCACTAA
- a CDS encoding metal ABC transporter ATP-binding protein: MPLKAITLTNLYYSFDSIFVLEDINLEIPEGCYLGIIGPNGAGKTTLLRLILGIIKPQRGQVLIYGVTPEEYLKSEPIGYLPQRISQTIYEFPFTVEELVRSGHEKFKKDNIEWALDVFKISHLKKKLIRELSGGQRQKAFLARAIACRPRILLLDEPTTGIDPYSMDELLQILESLNQDFGITIVVVTHDIATFAHEAKCILCLNRKVVCLGEPQRILKDEYMGMLYPEHTVFPHKNA; this comes from the coding sequence ATGCCACTAAAAGCCATAACATTAACGAATCTTTACTACTCCTTTGACAGCATTTTTGTGCTTGAAGACATTAATCTTGAGATACCTGAAGGCTGTTATCTCGGAATTATAGGACCAAATGGAGCAGGTAAAACAACTCTGCTGAGGTTAATACTGGGCATAATAAAACCTCAAAGAGGTCAGGTATTGATTTATGGAGTGACTCCAGAGGAGTATTTAAAATCAGAGCCTATTGGATATCTGCCTCAGAGAATATCCCAGACAATATATGAGTTTCCATTTACAGTAGAAGAACTTGTTAGAAGCGGGCATGAAAAATTTAAAAAAGACAATATTGAATGGGCGCTGGATGTTTTTAAGATTTCCCATTTAAAAAAGAAATTAATTAGGGAACTTTCTGGAGGTCAGAGGCAGAAGGCATTTCTTGCAAGAGCAATTGCTTGCAGACCAAGAATTTTACTGCTTGATGAACCAACTACAGGTATTGATCCTTACTCAATGGATGAGCTGCTTCAGATACTTGAGAGTCTTAATCAGGATTTTGGAATTACAATAGTTGTGGTTACTCATGATATAGCAACTTTTGCCCATGAAGCAAAATGTATTCTATGTCTGAACAGAAAGGTTGTATGTCTCGGAGAGCCTCAGAGGATTCTAAAAGATGAATATATGGGCATGTTATATCCTGAACATACTGTTTTTCCCCATAAAAATGCTTGA
- a CDS encoding metal ABC transporter permease: MNIWACYILNILFFPIKMLEIFELSVIKRAFLVITFVAPLAPVFGVFLLLRRYAFFADTLAHVGFLALALSLFFKINSLVLLILLSLIVSISVEQLRAKDRLPAEGSLSFFLYAGVSLSVVFIALSGSTGSIMNILFGSLSTVTKEDFYLILAGALICGAFLLKYHKKILNLCIDEEIAHASGINTTETKMLFATTVALSISISIKTMGALLIGALMIIPPLTAMQLSKSLKTTVIFSIIISLFSSYTGIFLSFYSGIPLGASISTILIFFFLISTVFKAFK, translated from the coding sequence ATGAATATATGGGCATGTTATATCCTGAACATACTGTTTTTCCCCATAAAAATGCTTGAAATATTTGAGTTAAGCGTCATAAAGAGAGCTTTTCTGGTTATAACATTTGTAGCTCCACTGGCTCCTGTGTTTGGAGTATTTCTACTTTTGCGTAGATATGCCTTTTTTGCCGATACTCTTGCTCATGTTGGTTTTTTAGCACTGGCATTGAGCCTTTTTTTTAAGATAAATTCTCTTGTTTTGCTTATTTTATTGAGCCTTATTGTCTCTATTTCTGTTGAGCAGCTTAGAGCAAAAGACAGGCTTCCCGCAGAGGGTTCTCTTTCCTTTTTTCTCTATGCAGGTGTTTCACTGTCAGTAGTTTTTATAGCATTATCTGGTAGTACAGGTTCAATAATGAATATACTTTTTGGAAGTCTTTCCACTGTAACGAAGGAAGATTTTTATCTTATTCTTGCCGGGGCTTTAATCTGCGGAGCTTTCCTGCTCAAATATCATAAAAAAATATTAAATCTCTGCATTGATGAAGAGATTGCTCATGCCTCTGGAATTAATACAACAGAAACTAAAATGCTTTTTGCCACTACAGTAGCATTGTCAATTTCCATATCAATAAAAACAATGGGAGCACTTTTAATTGGTGCTCTTATGATTATTCCTCCTTTAACTGCGATGCAGCTCTCTAAAAGCCTTAAAACTACGGTAATATTCTCAATTATTATTTCTCTTTTTTCATCCTATACAGGAATTTTTCTTTCCTTTTACTCAGGAATTCCGCTTGGAGCATCAATCTCAACAATTTTAATCTTTTTCTTTTTAATCTCCACTGTTTTTAAAGCCTTTAAATGA